The DNA region NNNNNNNNNNNNNNNNNNNNNNNNNNNNNNNNNNNNNNNNNNNNNNNNNNNNNNNNNNNNNNNNNNNNNNNNNNNNNNNNNNNNNNNNNNNNNNNNNNNNNNNNNNNNNNNNNNNNNNNNNNNNNNNNNNNNNNNNNNNNNNNNNNNNNNNNNNNNNNNNNNNNNNNNNNNNNNNNNNNNNNNNNNNNNNNNNNNNNNNNNNNNNNNNNNNNNNNNNNNNNNNNNNNNNNNNNNNNNNNNNNNNNNNNNNNNNNNNNNNNNNNNNNNNNNNNNNNNNNNNNNNNNNNNNNNNNNNNNNNNNNNNNNNNNNNNNNNNNNNNNNNNNNNNNNNNNNNNNNNNNNNNNNNNNNNNNNNNNNNNNNNNNNNNNNNNNNNNNNNNNNNNNNNNNNNNNNNNNNNNNNNNNNNNNNNNNNNNNNNNNNNNNNNNNNNNNNNNNNNNNNNNNNNNNNNNNNNNNNNNNNNNNNNNNNNNNNNNNNNNNNNNNNNNNNNNNNNNNNNNNNNNNNNNNNNNNNNNNNNNNNNNNNNNNNNNNNNNNNNNNNNNNNNNNNNNNNNNNNNNNNNNNNNNNNNNNNNNNNNNNNNNNNNNNNNNNNNNNNNNNNNNNNNNNNNNNNNNNNNNNNNNNNNNNNNNNNNNNNNNNNNNNNNNNNNNNNNNNNNNNNNNNNNNNNNNNNNNNNNNNNNNNNNNNNNNNNNNNNNNNNNNNNNNNNNNNNNNNNNNNNNNNNNNNNNNNNNNNNNNNNNNNNNNNNNNNNNNNNNNNNNNNNNNNNNNNNNNNNNNNNNNNNNNNNNNNNNNNNNNNNNNNNNNNNNNNNNNNNNNNNNNNNNNNNNNNNNNNNNNNNNNNNNNNNNNNNNNNNNNNNNNNNNNNNNNNNNNNNNNNNNNNNNNNNNNNNNNNNNNNNNNNNNNNNNNNNNNNNNNNNNNNNNNNNNNNNNNNNNNNNNNNNNNNNNNNNNNNNNNNNNNNNNNNNNNNNNNNNNNNNNNNNNNNNNNNNNNNNNNNNNNNNNNNNNNNNNNNNNNNNNNNNNNNNNNNNNNNNNNNNNNNNNNNNNNNNNNNNNNNNNNNNNNNNNNNNNNNNNNNNNNNNNNNNNNNNNNNNNNNNNNNNNNNNNNNNNNNNNNNNNNNNNNNNNNNNNNNNNNNNNNNNNNNNNNNNNNNNNNNNNNNNNNNNNNNNNNNNNNNNNNNNNNNNNNNNNNNNNNNNNNNNNNNNNNNNNNNNNNNNNNNNNNNNNNNNNNNNNNNNNNNNNNNNNNNNNNNNNNNNNNNNNNNNNNNNNNNNNNNNNNNNNNNNNNNNNNNNNNNNNNNNNNNNNNNNNNNNNNNNNNNNNNNNNNNNNNNNNNNNNNNNNNNNNNNNNNNNNNNNNNNNNNNNNNNNNNNNNNNNNNNNNNNNNNNNNNNNNNNNNNNNNNNNNNNNNNNNNNNNNNNNNNNNNNNNNNNNNNNNNNNNNNNNNNNNNNNNNNNNNNNNNNNNNNNNNNNNNNNNNNNNNNNNNNNNNNNNNNNNNNNNNNNNNNNNNNNNNNNNNNNNNNNNNNNNNNNNNNNNNNNNNNNNNNNNNNNNNNNNNNNNNNNNNNNNNNNNNNNNNNNNNNNNNNNNNNNNNNNNNNNNNNNNNNNNNNNNNNNNNNNNNNNNNNNNNNNNNNNNNNNNNNNNNNNNNNNNNNNNNNNNNNNNNNNNNNNNNNNNNNNNNNNNNNNNNNNNNNNNNNNNNNNNNNNNNNNNNNNNNNNNNNNNNNNNNNNNNNNNNNNNNNNNNNNNNNNNNNNNNNNNNNNNNNNNNNNNNNNNNNNNNNNNNNNNNNNNNNNNNNNNNNNNNNNNNNNNNNNNNNNNNNNNNNNNNNNNNNNNNNNNNNNNNNNNNNNNNNNNNNNNNNNNNNNNNNNNNNNNNNNNNNNNNNNNNNNNNNNNNNNNNNNNNNNNNNNNNNNNNNNNNNNNNNNNNNNNNNNNNNNNNNNNNNNNNNNNNNNNNNNNNNNNNNNNNNNNNNNNNNNNNNNNNNNNNNNNNNNNNNNNNNNNNNNNNNNNNNNNNNNNNNNNNNNNNNNNNNNNNNNNNNNNNNNNNNNNNNNNNNNNNNNNNNNNNNNNNNNNNNNNNNNNNNNNNNNNNNNNNNNNNNNNNNNNNNNNNNNNNNNNNNNNNNNNNNNNNNNNNNNNNNNNNNNNNNNNNNNNNNNNNNNNNNNNNNNNNNNNNNNNNNNNNNNNNNNNNNNNNNNNNNNNNNNNNNNNNNNNNNNNNNNNNNNNNNNNNNNNNNNNNNNNNNNNNNNNNNNNNNNNNNNNNNNNNNNNNNNNNNNNNNNNNNNNNNNNNNNNNNNNNNNNNNNNNNNNNNNNNNNNNNNNNNNNNNNNNNNNNNNNNNNNNNNNNNNNNNNNNNNNNNNNNNNNNNNNNNNNNNNNNNNNNNNNNNNNNNNNNNNNNNNNNNNNNNNNNNNNNNNNNNNNNNNNNNNNNNNNNNNNNNNNNNNNNNNNNNNNNNNNNNNNNNNNNNNNNNNNNNNNNNNNNNNNNNNNNNNNNNNNNNNNNNNNNNNNNNNNNNNNNNNNNNNNNNNNNNNNNNNNNNNNNNNNNNNNNNNNNNNNNNNNNNNNNNNNNNNNNNNNNNNNNNNNNNNNNNNNNNNNNNNNNNNNNNNNNNNNNNNNNNNNNNNNNNNNNNNNNNNNNNNNNNNNNNNNNNNNNNNNNNNNNNNNNNNNNNNNNNNNNNNNNNNNNNNNNNNNNNNNNNNNNNNNNNNNNNNNNNNNNNNNNNNNNNNNNNNNNNNNNNNNNNNNNNNNNNNNNNNNNNNNNNNNNNNNNNNNNNNNNNNNNNNNNNNNNNNNNNNNNNNNNNNNNNNNNNNNNNNNNNNNNNNNNNNNNNNNNNNNNNNNNNNNNNNNNNNNNNNNNNNNNNNNNNNNNNNNNNNNNNNNNNNNNNNNNNNNNNNNNNNNNNNNNNNNNNNNNNNNNNNNNNNNNNNNNNNNNNNNNNNNNNNNNNNNNNNNNNNNNNNNNNNNNNNNNNNNNNNNNNNNNNNNNNNNNNNNNNNNNNNNNNNNNNNNNNNNNNNNNNNNNNNNNNNNNNNNNNNNNNNNNNNNNNNNNNNNNNNNNNNNNNNNNNNNNNNNNNNNNNNNNNNNNNNNNNNNNNNNNNNNNNNNNNNNNNNNNNNNNNNNNNNNNNNNNNNNNNNNNNNNNNNNNNNNNNNNNNNNNNNNNNNNNNNNNNNNNNNNNNNNNNNNNNNNNNNNNNNNNNNNNNNNNNNNNNNNNNNNNNNNNNNNNNNNNNNNNNNNNNNNNNNNNNNNNNNNNNNNNNNNNNNNNNNNNNNNNNNNNNNNNNNNNNNNNNNNNNNNNNNNNNNNNNNNNNNNNNNNNNNNNNNNNNNNNNNNNNNNNNNNNNNNNNNNNNNNNNNNNNNNNNNNNNNNNNNNNNNNNNNNNNNNNNNNNNNNNNNNNNNNNNNNNNNNNNNNNNNNNNNNNNNNNNNNNNNNNNNNNNNNNNNNNNNNNNNNNNNNNNNNNNNNNNNNNNNNNNNNNNNNNNNNNNNNNNNNNNNNNNNNNNNNNNNNNNNNNNNNNNNNNNNNNNNNNNNNNNNNNNNNNNNNNNNNNNNNNNNNNNNNNNNNNNNNNNNNNNNNNNNNNNNNNNNNNNNNNNNNNNNNNNNNNNNNNNNNNNNNNNNNNNNNNNNNNNNNNNNNNNNNNNNNNNNNNNNNNNNNNNNNNNNNNNNNNNNNNNNNNNNNNNNNNNNNNNNNNNNNNNNNNNNNNNNNNNNNNNNNNNNNNNNNNNNNNNNNNNNNNNNNNNNNNNNNNNNNNNNNNNNNNNNNNNNNNNNNNNNNNNNNNNNNNNNNNNNNNNNNNNNNNNNNNNNNNNNNNNNNNNNNNNNNNNNNNNNNNNNNNNNNNNNNNNNNNNNNNNNNNNNNNNNNNNNNNNNNNNNNNNNNNNNNNNNNNNNNNNNNNNNNNNNNNNNNNNNNNNNNNNNNNNNNNNNNNNNNNNNNNNNNNNNNNNNNNNNNNNNNNNNNNNNNNNNNNNNNNNNNNNNNNNNNNNNNNNNNNNNNNNNNNNNNNNNNNNNNNNNNNNNNNNNNNNNNNNNNNNNNNNNNNNNNNNNNNNNNNNNNNNNNNNNNNNNNNNNNNNNNNNNNNNNNNNNNNNNNNNNNNNNNNNNNNNNNNNNNNNNNNNNNNNNNNNNNNNNNNNNNNNNNNNNNNNNNNNNNNNNNNNNNNNNNNNNNNNNNNNNNNNNNNNNNNNNNNNNNNNNNNNNNNNNNNNNNNNNNNNNNNNNNNNNNNNNNNNNNNNNNNNNNNNNNNNNNNNNNNNNNNNNNNNNNNNNNNNNNNNNNNNNNNNNNNNNNNNNNNNNNNNNNNNNNNNNNNNNNNNNNNNNNNNNNNNNNNNNNNNNNNNNNNNNNNNNNNNNNNNNNNNNNNNNNNNNNNNNNNNNNNNNNNNNNNNNNNNNNNNNNNNNNNNNNNNNNNNNNNNNNNNNNNNNNNNNNNNNNNNNNNNNNNNNNNNNNNNNNNNNNNNNNNNNNNNNNNNNNNNNNNNNNNNNNNNNNNNNNNNNNNNNNNNNNNNNNNNNNNNNNNNNNNNNNNNNNNNNNNNNNNNNNNNNNNNNNNNNNNNNNNNNNNNNNNNNNNNNNNNNNNNNNNNNNNNNNNNNNNNNNNNNNNNNNNNNNNNNNNNNNNNNNNNNNNNNNNNNNNNNNNNNNNNNNNNNNNNNNNNNNNNNNNNNNNNNNNNNNNNNNNNNNNNNNNNNNNNNNNNNNNNNNNNNNNNNNNNNNNNNNNNNNNNNNNNNNNNNNNNNNNNNNNNNNNNNNNNNNNNNNNNNNNNNNNNNNNNNNNNNNNNNNNNNNNNNNNNNNNNNNNNNNNNNNNNNNNNNNNNNNNNNNNNNNNNNNNNNNNNNNNNNNNNNNNNNNNNNNNNNNNNNNNNNNNNNNNNNNNNNNNNNNNNNNNNNNNNNNNNNNNNNNNNNNNNNNNNNNNNNNNNNNNNNNNNNNNNNNNNNNNNNNNNNNNNNNNNNNNNNNNNNNNNNNNNNNNNNNNNNNNNNNNNNNNNNNNNNNNNNNNNNNNNNNNNNNNNNNNNNNNNNNNNNNNNNNNNNNNNNNNNNNNNNNNNNNNNNNNNNNNNNNNNNNNNNNNNNNNNNNNNNNNNNNNNNNNNNNNNNNNNNNNNNNNNNNNNNNNNNNNNNNNNNNNNNNNNNNNNNNNNNNNNNNNNNNNNNNNNNNNNNNNNNNNNNNNNNNNNNNNNNNNNNNNNNNNNNNNNNNNNNNNNNNNNNNNNNNNNNNNNNNNNNNNNNNNNNNNNNNNNNNNNNNNNNNNNNNNNNNNNNNNNNNNNNNNNNNNNNNNNNNNNNNNNNNNNNNNNNNNNNNNNNNNNNNNNNNNNNNNNNNNNNNNNNNNNNNNNNNNNNNNNNNNNNNNNNNNNNNNNNNNNNNNNNNNNNNNNNNNNNNNNNNNNNNNNNNNNNNNNNNNNNNNNNNNNNNNNNNNNNNNNNNNNNNNNNNNNNNNNNNNNNNNNNNNNNNNNNNNNNNNNNNNNNNNNNNNNNNNNNNNNNNNNNNNNNNNNNNNNNNNNNNNNNNNNNNNNNNNNNNNNNNNNNNNNNNNNNNNNNNNNNNNNNNNNNNNNNNNNNNNNNNNNNNNNNNNNNNNNNNNNNNNNNNNNNNNNNNNNNNNNNNNNNNNNNNNNNNNNNNNNNNNNNNNNNNNNNNNNNNNNNNNNNNNNNNNNNNNNNNNNNNNNNNNNNNNNNNNNNNNNNNNNNNNNNNNNNNNNNNNNNNNNNNNNNNNNNNNNNNNNNNNNNNNNNNNNNNNNNNNNNNNNNNNNNNNNNNNNNNNNNNNNNNNNNNNNNNNNNNNNNNNNNNNNNNNNNNNNNNNNNNNNNNNNNNNNNNNNNNNNNNNNNNNNNNNNNNNNNNNNNNNNNNNNNNNNNNNNNNNNNNNNNNNNNNNNNNNNNNNNNNNNNTTtatttttcgactactttttcaaTCGCATTTTAATCAGCATGAGCTTTTTAATcgatcattttttatttcaaaatttaatcAAAACCTGTGTGTTTTTCAAAAGTTTATTTTGCACTAATCATTTTAGTGCATTCTTTTTAATCTTTCGAGCATTTTTGCAGCCGTTTTTTTTTCATCTTTAATCCGTTTACTTTTGTTTTTTAGCCAAAATAATCGGTGGAAATAATTAGAATCAATGAAGCTTTCAATTTAATTTTGTTGGCTTTACTTAAATTTTCGTGATTTTTGTtgtatttaattttttaaaaaaatccaATTTATCCACTCAAGGTCAATATTGGGAAATATAATTTTCAAAAACAAAATCGGGTATATGTGTTAGTTGGTCATTGGTTGAGGAGGAGAAAAAGTCTTTGCTTATAAGTATACACGTGGATCACACAAACCCACTTGCTAAAAACCAAGACTTCCTCTCTCTCAGGTTTAAGATATCATCTCATTTTTCTTTTAAAGATCCTCTTCCATATTCACAATAATCTCCATGCATTTTCCATACTACACAAGAAGATTTTTCTTCTTTCTCACCCACACTATAACCTCAATCAAATTTCTCCAAACCTCCATCATAAACACCACCTGGATCCGTCACAATCGACCAACACCATAGCCATTCGCCCATACCTTCAATCATTTTCATCTTCTACATCAAATGAAACTGAAACCCCCATGACCAACAACTTCACCATCATTTAATCTTATTCCCACATCACTTCACACCCCAACAAACTTTTGCTGCTACAACACACAACCAAATTGGATCCGTAGCTCCGACCACCACTTTTACAACCATATAAACAACCACTCAGCCAGCGTGAAATCTCTGTAAAAACTCACCATCCTTTGAACACTACTACAACAAGCTGCTACCACCATTGAAACCTCATTTTTTCTTAGACCATGTTTTGATCCACCCTCTCCTTCAAACAACACGTCACAGCCTCTTACCATCTCTCACCACTACCCATAACCGTACCTTATACCACCACCACCGTGAAGAAGAGAGCGAGAGACAAAGTAAGATCAAGAGAGTTGGTTgatctttttttttaattttgttgttgttgttcttgcTGAAATGAGAAGGAAAGATGAGGGCGATAGAGAGGAGATCGTGAGAGAGAGTAGATAAAAAAAATTCTCTGTTTCTTTTCTTTGAACACGAGAGAGATGAGAGGAGGAGACGTGTGTTTGTTTATCTTCTTCTCTTCACTTGCCACATGTCACAAGATAAGTGAGACattttttttggaaaattcaTAAACTCTCTTTCTCTTCACATGTCAGCGCCactctctttctttttctttttttattgtttgttttgttatatttatttattttagtttatatattatcattactattattatttttatatgGTTTAACTAGGGTTTAAATGATTTTGGATTGGACTTGAAACCCATGTTGATTTTTGCATCCTCATTTTCATACATGCATCCTCTTTATtttatttcttgttattattatttttattatctTTTCTTAATTGTTCACTTAAATTAGTAATTCATTAAACTGTTTAATTGTCAATTGATCATTCAATTAATTAAGTAATCCATAAACAATGTACAACAATTTGGTTGATGTTGTCTTTATTTTTTGCGTTGCAATTTCGAAGTTTTAATTCAATTTAGCTTCTGAAAATCGCTTGGACGCATAGATTTTGTTGTGAGGCTTCTTGTAGAGTGATCCCTACATGAATTCAATTTAAGTTAGCTTAACTTAGATCTAAATTCATTACTTTGTTCGGTTTATTTTTTCATTGTAAGTGTTTTACATAATTTATTGAGTTGTTGGACTTTTCATTGTGTTGCAATTTTGAAGTATAAATTCAATTTACCTTTCAGAAATCGCTTAGATGCATATATTCGATTGTTCGACTTCTTATAGAGTTATTCCTACATGAATCCACTTTAAGTTAGCTTAACTTAGATCTAAATGCATTACTCTGAGTCCGGTTTATTTTACCGTTGTAAATGTTTTATATAGTTTATCGAGTTTCTAGATTTCTTTTTGCTTGCACATTCAACTTTGTAAATATCATTTAGGTTCAATTAGAGTATCATTTCAAAAAAGTGTTATCAACATTGAACATCGGTATAACACTCATTTTTATTCCAAATTACACTAATTAATTGTGAAAAAGTAGCATGtaattatttttttagaacaACACATGAATTCCCTTGTGCTTAAAAGAATCAAATAAATGGAGAGCCTTTTTTTTTTAGAATCCTTCATTATTTTCTTAAAATCCTTGATTTAAATTTTGCATTATTTTAAGAAATGTATATTACACTTTAAAAAATCAGAAATTCTTCATCCAAACAtataaaaaatactaaaaaaatcTGATATCAAGGATGACACGAAGAAACCAAATGTCCCCGCCCGTCCCCGCCCTAATCCTAATTCCCAATTTTACAGTTCTAATTAGATACGGATGACACTCGTGAATCCTATTTCTAACCGTAAGTTAATTAATTGGTAATAACTGATAATCGACAGCTGTCGTGGACTAAATAGCAATAaacaatttatttttaaaaccTAAAACATGTTTAAATTTCATAAACAGGAAAATCAAAGCAAACTCAGATTGTATATTATTAGGGAAAAATTACAATGTAATTTCAATTTCATAATTTcgacattgaaaaaaaaaatccCTAATCCCTAATTTCAATTCTCATCTTCATCATCGGGATCAACTCCAGTAAAAGTCCAAGCGAGTTCTTCACGAAGCTTAGCCTCTTCTTCCGGCGTAAAATCGTTCTCAATTCCGAAATACCTTCTCACGTATTCCACACTCTTGTTCGCAATTCGATCAGCAATAACCTGGCTCAAAAAATCCAGAAGTTTCTTAATGTTCAAATAATTTGCAGCGAGAAAAAGCTCTTTCACCTCTTCGTTGTTCAGCTTTTTCACGAACTCCGCTTCGAACTCCTTGGTGATCTTTCCGGCGATGCTCTTCTCACAGTATTCAATTACGTAGGGAAGATCGTGGCTGGAAATGTTGGGGAGAGGAATTGTTGTGATTTTGCCGTCGGTTTCGTCGATGAACGATTGAACGGTTTCCATCTCTTTGGCGATAGTAGGTTCGACCTTGAAAACAATGTCGTCACCTGAAACGAGCGAGATCGTTGCAGATGATGATGGATTGGTTTCGGAGATTGAGAGTGAATTCATCTGTGATGAAACTTCTTCAGCCATGATTTCAGGGGGAAAAAAGAGACGGTAAAAACAGAGAGAAAGTAATTAAGAGACGAATAGTAAAAAAAAAGTTTATGGGGAATGAGGGTTAACAGAGTGTATTTATAGAGAGAGAAAATAGGGTAGGGGAGTTGGAATCCACTAGCCCTAAAAAGTTAAATATGAATTCACACGGGCAAATAAGTAAATAAGGAGATTTTTTTTAGGAAATTGTGTTCTATATTAGTAATATTGATCAAAAAGTATTATTGAAAtattaattaatatattaaaCATAAAGATATGTTTACTTACTAGTTAAGTTTACACTGTTTCTATTTTAAgttaattaaataatattttttgtAACTCTTTATGAACAATTTTAATGATTATTGGATACTCCatttgaataataataataataaatataataaagCTATTTTGAATTAATAGAAACATTTGTTAGAAATGATAAAAGGAATATATGGTATCAAATGATTTTATATCACTCTCTCCTCCTCCGTTTCAAGTAAGGTGATCATTTCACATCGATTAAACAAAgttatattttattaaaataattttacaTTTTATTAATTAACTTTATTTCACTATTTTAAAATCACTTTTCACGCGTACTAAAAGTTATGAAAATAGCATTTCAGAAGGTTTTTACATGTATCAACCAACACAATTAataaattttattatatttaaataattatttttcttttttatgttaCTCATAATTATTAGTCatctttttctattttttctttccacaATGTATAATTAACCGTATTTATAAAAACATTAATCAATATCGAATTAAATTTTAAGAATAACAAATATGGTATATTATATTATGTATGCGATAAAAGTATAAAAATGTGATAATCTCTAGGAATTAAAGAATGTGAGAGGCTTTAAGATTGTTGTAAGATTGAGATTTAACTCCCGTGAGGTGAGAAACTCATGTATGTGTGTGTTCATGTGTTGTTCGTCTTCTTGTTTATCATGATACTAATGTATTTAAAGTCCTTTAGGTATGGATCCAAGTCTTCCAAAGATGTAATAACCACTCCGAAAATGGATAGTCGATTCTCTTAAATCTAGGGAGTGTAATTAAATCTCATGACTTCCTATGTAATGTTTGTTGACCCAATACACGTTTTACGCACGAGCGCGCGTTATGG from Lathyrus oleraceus cultivar Zhongwan6 chromosome 1, CAAS_Psat_ZW6_1.0, whole genome shotgun sequence includes:
- the LOC127131581 gene encoding SKP1-like protein 14; translated protein: MAEEVSSQMNSLSISETNPSSSATISLVSGDDIVFKVEPTIAKEMETVQSFIDETDGKITTIPLPNISSHDLPYVIEYCEKSIAGKITKEFEAEFVKKLNNEEVKELFLAANYLNIKKLLDFLSQVIADRIANKSVEYVRRYFGIENDFTPEEEAKLREELAWTFTGVDPDDEDEN